The following proteins are encoded in a genomic region of Diadema setosum chromosome 10, eeDiaSeto1, whole genome shotgun sequence:
- the LOC140233833 gene encoding macrophage mannose receptor 1-like, translating to MATASATVVLWQLTVILFPIVESQFCSNGLLSPYTGYCYHLHGEKEGKFVDARRICRSQYDGDVPSIFDTDENAFVQSVISSSSYDVFWLGVSDAAVEDEHRTIMINQPISFSAWGGSDPNEQFGNEDCVRMTTSTGEWSDNWCSTFLPVGVVCQEPPQGLNIFTECPANMVPYQTSTTTECFWFSFDKETALSASSDCSAMGAELALVIDENHNDFLNSYLPTIGAEKAWIGVQQILDGTGTAYTSVKFGGVSSVYYTNFMDTYSGTENPVCVYMDRDNSGQWLHDECDSSTHYYICHYNAKEGGLETTLWTTKSTTSISTTLAGEMTTTNDLTSQSSPTEEVSMQPVTTQTANHLASTISMESETTDNSPAGITTPQVTTAQHSYTAATTSMPITTRDSRTTLPAEVTTYASGRYL from the exons ATGGCTACAGCTTCAGCTACTGTTGTTTTATGGCAACTTACAGTCATTTTGTTTCCTATAGTGG AGTCCCAATTCTGCTCTAACGGCTTACTAAGTCCCTATACTGGATACTGCTATCATCTCCACGGTGAAAAGGAGGGAAAGTTTGTGGACGCCAGGCGGATATGCCGATCACAATATGATGGAGACGTCCCATCCATTTTCGACACAGATGAAAACGCCTTTGTACAAAGTGTCATATCATCCTCCAGCTACGA CGTCTTCTGGCTCGGTGTAAGTGACGCTGCAGTGGAAGACGAACACCGGACCATAATGATTAACCAACCGATCTCATTTTCTGCCTGGGGAGGGTCCGATCCCAATGAGCAATTCGGCAACGAAGACTGTGTCAGGATGACCACATCGACTGGAGAGTGGAGTGATAACTGGTGTTCGACCTTTCTCCCCGTCGGTGTGGTGTGCCAGGAACCTCCACAAGGACTCAATATCTTCACTG AATGTCCAGCCAACATGGTTCCCTACCAGACATCAACTACAACGGAGTGCTTCTGGTTTTCGTTCGACAAAGAGACTGCGCTGTCAGCGAGTTCGGACTGCAGCGCCATGGGAGCTGAATTAGCCCTTGTCATCGACGAGAATCACAACGattttttaaattcatatttACCGACCATAGG AGCAGAGAAGGCTTGGATCGGGGTCCAACAGATTCTCGATGGAACCGGCACAGCCTACACTTCGGTGAAATTTGGCGGTGTAAGCAGCGTGTACTATACAAATTTTATGGACACCTACAGTGGTACTGAAAACCCCGTGTGCGTTTACATGGACAGGGATAATTCTGGTCAGTGGCTTCATGATGAATGCGACAGCTCCACACACTACTATATATGCCACTACAACGCTA AGGAAGGAGGCCTAGAAACGACTTTGTGGACAACAAAAAGCACAACCAGCATCTCGACGACATTAGCCGGCGAGATGACTACCACGAATGATCTGACGTCACAAAGCAGTCCCACGGAAGAGGTGTCCATGCAACCAGTCACTACACAGACAGCTAATCATCTAGCTTCTACTATTAGCATGGAATCTGAAACCACAGACAACTCGCCTGCCGGCATAACAACGCCACAAGTTACGACAGCCCAGCATAGCTACACCGCAGCAACAACGAGCATGCCGATCACCACGAGGGATTCTCGAACGACACTTCCTGCAGAGGTTACTACGTACGCGTCAGGTCGGTATTTGTGA